In Osmerus mordax isolate fOsmMor3 chromosome 24, fOsmMor3.pri, whole genome shotgun sequence, the following are encoded in one genomic region:
- the ankle2 gene encoding ankyrin repeat and LEM domain-containing protein 2 isoform X1 → MEAVLTRLRGLSSDELREEFTRADLKCGPITATTRAIFERKLARVLAGAGGSAVETDSNAAADADSAAAGADQAKPVPASSRATSAAAPPLQAASEDMDFGYGIGLNPPEEEQLSVESGTPWSVGATDAGSQSKTDAPSKSAPVSPTLYYGVCPLWEDVLARNERAHVYSDKKEALQAVKTMKGARFKAFANREDAEKFARGVCDYYPSPSKSTPCVSPVKPGLALCKADNVPVMEVDAINRERANSFKSPRTQDLTAKLRKAVEKGDEVAFRELVWSNPRYLIGSGDNPTVVQEGCRYNVMHVAAKENQPGVAQLLLDILENPDFMRLMYPDDLEAMLQKRIRYIIDLYLNTPDKAGFETPLHFACKFGCPEVVNVLCSHPDTDKHCKNKYDQKPFEVICERKNKTQEAKQKICDYLEDRCYIPLLRATDNSSQPVIGASWSPEPSESLPHSLVSQFARSPIDPIMAVRAFAGPLSPSKADEFRRVWKTPPRDRAGHFKNILKSDPDRGAERVGRDLARELGHPWAEYWDFLDSFVDLSSADGLRKLEDFLGKKDFSERAHEEAGENETTNRFRTPSPGKPKKFCNSISVGAFLDEGDDISLEEMKNRQNAALTSITSSAGAKDSLKGAVGREFHILPVLHHHHHRRGADLIETAAECDLLCSDASLLSAVTVCKNGPCPSPPARTHNGDKGAPPRASSSATSSPSSSACLLSPISNLMVEFERMSLQDGVDGPCGRERRRSGGQRSHREPRDCLVPPAEIAFGVGRLSLEPSDQDAAFERAGSEPPAGEAGWRSGEDRCGSGSSEEYLTAEESLEAAGLRTSGGGAAVAGGHGHSLCARSKSWDHGGRDVSGSGSSGSYKSLDNSHEYLVRTPPRIRKGLFIEGDSPTKLDREVLSAIEAVDVDGQKYPAIHKWKSTMQTYSSSQMQSWPSPAVVKNQRARTQAPHPPGSPASSLVSPGGRYSPARHPGSPDLPSPSRYNPAHASYIQRLRFKHFNDPPI, encoded by the exons ATGGAGGCGGTTCTGACCAGGCTGAGGGGGCTAAGTTCGGACGAGCTTCGCGAGGAGTTCACCAGAGCCGACCTCAAGTGTGGTCCGATCACGGCCACCACCCGGGCCATCTTCGAGAGGAAGCTGGCGCGAGTCCTAGCCGGGGCGGGGGGCAGCGCCGTCGAGACGGACAGCAATGCCGCGGCGGACGCCGACAGTGCCGCCGCTGGGGCCGACCAGGCCAAACCTGTGCCAGCGTCATCACGTGCCACATCCGCCGCCGCCCCTCCGCTGCAGGCCGCCAGCGAGGACATGGACTTTGGCTACGGCATAGGACTGAACCCCCCGGAGGAGGAGCAGCTCTCCGTCGAGTCGGGGACGCCTTGGAGCGTCGGCGCGACGGACGCTGGCTCCCAGTCTAAAACGGACGCTCCTTCGAAGAGCGCCCCCGTGTCCCCGACGCTCTACTACGGAGTCTGTCCGCTGTGGGAAGACGTGCTGGCTAGAAATG AGAGGGCGCACGTCTATTCAGACAAGAAGGAGGCTCTTCAGGCGGTGAAGACGATGAAAGGAGCTCGATTCAAAGCCTTTGCCAACCGGGAAGATGCGGAGAAGTTTGCCAGAGGGGTCTGTGACTACTACCCCTCCCCCAGCAAGTCCACTCCCTGTGTGTCCCCCGTGAAGCCAGGCCTGGCTCTGTGCAAGG CAGACAACGTTCCAGTGATGGAGGTGGACGCCATCAACCGAGAGCGGGCCAACAGCTTCAAGAGCCCTCGCACGCAGGACCTGACGGCCAAGCTGCGCAAGGCCGTGGAGAAGGGGGACGAGGTGGCCTTCCGCGAGCTGGTCTGGAGCAACCCGCGCTATCTCATCGGCTCGGGGGACAACCCTACCGTCGTGCAG GAGGGCTGCCGGTACAACGTCATGCACGTGGCGGCCAAGGAGAACCAGCCGGGCGTAGCCCAGCTCCTGCTGGACATCCTGGAGAACCCGGACTTCATGCGCCTCATGTACCCAGACGACCTGGAGGCCATGCTGCAGAAACGCAtccgctacatcatagacctgtACCTCAACACTCCAGACAAGGCG GGATTCGAGACGCCGCTTCACTTTGCTTGTAAATTCGGTTGCCCTGAAGTGGTGAATGTCCTGTGCTCCCACCCCGACACAGATAAACATTGCAAGAACAAGTACGACCAGAAGCCATTTGAG GTGATAtgtgaaagaaaaaacaaaacccAGGAAGCCAAGCAGAAGATCTGTGACTATTTGGAAG ACCGCTGTTATATACCCTTGCTGAGGGCCACGGACAACTCCTCTCAGCCTGTGATTGGTGCTTCCTGGTCACCTGAACCATCAGAGAGCCTTCCTCATTCGCTGGTTTCCCAGTTCGCAAGGAGTCCAATCGACCCCATCATGGCAGTCAGGGCATTCGCAGGCCCTCTGAGCCCCTCGAAG GCTGATGAGTTCCGCAGGGTGTGGAAGACTCCCCCCAGGGATAGGGCGGGGCATTTTAAAAATATCCTCAAGTCGGACCCTGACCGCGGGGCGGAGAGAGTGGGCAG AGACTTGGCCAGGGAGCTGGGTCATCCCTGGGCAGAGTACTGGGACTTCCTGGACAGCTTTGTGGACCTGTCGTCCGCGGACGGCCTGCGCAAGCTGGAGGACTTCCTGGGCAAGAAGGACTTCAGCGAGCGCGCTCACGAGGAGGCCGGGGAGAACGAGACAACCAACCGGTTCAGGACCCCCTCCCCAG GCAAGCCCAAGAAGTTCTGCAACTCCATCTCGGTGGGCGCCTTCCTGGACGAGGGCGATGACATCAGcctggaggagatgaagaacCGGCAGAACGCCGCCCTGACCAGCATCACCTCGTCCGCCGGCGCCAAGGACAGCCTGAAGGGCGCCGTCGGCCGCGAGTTCCACATCCTGCCCGTGttgcaccaccaccaccaccgccgcgGCGCCGACCTCATCGAGACGGCGGCGGAGTGCGACCTGCTGTGCTCGGACGCCAGCCTCCTGTCGGCGGTGACGGTGTGCAAGAACGGCccgtgcccctccccccccgccaggACTCACAACGGGGACAAGGGGGCGCCTCCccgcgcctcctcctccgccacctcctcgccctcctcatcCGCCTGCCTGCTGTCGCCCATCTCCAACCTGATGGTGGAGTTTGAGAGGATGTCCCTGCAAGACGGCGTGGACGGGCCCTGCGGCCGGGAGCGGCGGAGGAGCGGGGGCCAGAGGAGCCACCGCGAGCCCAGGGACTGCCTCGTTCCCCCGGCCGAGATAGCTTTCGGGGTGGGCCGTCTGTCGCTGGAGCCCTCCGACCAGGACGCGGCGTTCGAGCGGGCGGGCTCCGAGCCTCCGGCGGGGGAGGCGGGGTGGCGGTCGGGGGAGGACAGGTGCGGGAGCGGGAGCTCCGAGGAGTACCTCACGGCGGAGGAGAGTCTGGAAGCCGCGGGGCTGAGGACTAGCGGGGGGGGCGCGGCGGTGGCGGGGGGGCATGGGCATTCGCTGTGCGCCCGGTCCAAGTCCTGGGACCACGGGGGGAGAGACGTGAGCGGCTCAGGGTCGTCCGGCTCCTACAAGTCCCTGGACAACTCCCACGAGTACCTCGTCCGAACTCCGCCCCGTATCAGGAAAGGACTCTTCATCGAAGG GGACTCGCCGACCAAGTTGGACAGAGAAGTCTTGTCAGCAATAGAAGCCGTAGACGTGGATGGCCAGAAATACCCGGCCATTCACAAATGGAAGAGCACTATGCAGACGTACTCCTCATCCCAGATGCAAAG ctggccCAGCCCTGCTGTGGTGAAGAACCAGAGAGCCAGGACGCAGGCCCCCCACCCTCCGGGCTCCCCAGCCAGCAGCCTGGTGTCTCCGGGGGGGCGCTACAGCCCAGCCAGGCACCCTGGCTCCCCagacctccccagccccagccgctACAACCCTGCACACGCCAGCTACATCCAGCGCCTCCGCTTCAAGCACTTCAACGACCCCCCcatttag
- the ankle2 gene encoding ankyrin repeat and LEM domain-containing protein 2 isoform X2 → MEAVLTRLRGLSSDELREEFTRADLKCGPITATTRAIFERKLARVLAGAGGSAVETDSNAAADADSAAAGADQAKPVPASSRATSAAAPPLQAASEDMDFGYGIGLNPPEEEQLSVESGTPWSVGATDAGSQSKTDAPSKSAPVSPTLYYGVCPLWEDVLARNERAHVYSDKKEALQAVKTMKGARFKAFANREDAEKFARGVCDYYPSPSKSTPCVSPVKPGLALCKDNVPVMEVDAINRERANSFKSPRTQDLTAKLRKAVEKGDEVAFRELVWSNPRYLIGSGDNPTVVQEGCRYNVMHVAAKENQPGVAQLLLDILENPDFMRLMYPDDLEAMLQKRIRYIIDLYLNTPDKAGFETPLHFACKFGCPEVVNVLCSHPDTDKHCKNKYDQKPFEVICERKNKTQEAKQKICDYLEDRCYIPLLRATDNSSQPVIGASWSPEPSESLPHSLVSQFARSPIDPIMAVRAFAGPLSPSKADEFRRVWKTPPRDRAGHFKNILKSDPDRGAERVGRDLARELGHPWAEYWDFLDSFVDLSSADGLRKLEDFLGKKDFSERAHEEAGENETTNRFRTPSPGKPKKFCNSISVGAFLDEGDDISLEEMKNRQNAALTSITSSAGAKDSLKGAVGREFHILPVLHHHHHRRGADLIETAAECDLLCSDASLLSAVTVCKNGPCPSPPARTHNGDKGAPPRASSSATSSPSSSACLLSPISNLMVEFERMSLQDGVDGPCGRERRRSGGQRSHREPRDCLVPPAEIAFGVGRLSLEPSDQDAAFERAGSEPPAGEAGWRSGEDRCGSGSSEEYLTAEESLEAAGLRTSGGGAAVAGGHGHSLCARSKSWDHGGRDVSGSGSSGSYKSLDNSHEYLVRTPPRIRKGLFIEGDSPTKLDREVLSAIEAVDVDGQKYPAIHKWKSTMQTYSSSQMQSWPSPAVVKNQRARTQAPHPPGSPASSLVSPGGRYSPARHPGSPDLPSPSRYNPAHASYIQRLRFKHFNDPPI, encoded by the exons ATGGAGGCGGTTCTGACCAGGCTGAGGGGGCTAAGTTCGGACGAGCTTCGCGAGGAGTTCACCAGAGCCGACCTCAAGTGTGGTCCGATCACGGCCACCACCCGGGCCATCTTCGAGAGGAAGCTGGCGCGAGTCCTAGCCGGGGCGGGGGGCAGCGCCGTCGAGACGGACAGCAATGCCGCGGCGGACGCCGACAGTGCCGCCGCTGGGGCCGACCAGGCCAAACCTGTGCCAGCGTCATCACGTGCCACATCCGCCGCCGCCCCTCCGCTGCAGGCCGCCAGCGAGGACATGGACTTTGGCTACGGCATAGGACTGAACCCCCCGGAGGAGGAGCAGCTCTCCGTCGAGTCGGGGACGCCTTGGAGCGTCGGCGCGACGGACGCTGGCTCCCAGTCTAAAACGGACGCTCCTTCGAAGAGCGCCCCCGTGTCCCCGACGCTCTACTACGGAGTCTGTCCGCTGTGGGAAGACGTGCTGGCTAGAAATG AGAGGGCGCACGTCTATTCAGACAAGAAGGAGGCTCTTCAGGCGGTGAAGACGATGAAAGGAGCTCGATTCAAAGCCTTTGCCAACCGGGAAGATGCGGAGAAGTTTGCCAGAGGGGTCTGTGACTACTACCCCTCCCCCAGCAAGTCCACTCCCTGTGTGTCCCCCGTGAAGCCAGGCCTGGCTCTGTGCAAGG ACAACGTTCCAGTGATGGAGGTGGACGCCATCAACCGAGAGCGGGCCAACAGCTTCAAGAGCCCTCGCACGCAGGACCTGACGGCCAAGCTGCGCAAGGCCGTGGAGAAGGGGGACGAGGTGGCCTTCCGCGAGCTGGTCTGGAGCAACCCGCGCTATCTCATCGGCTCGGGGGACAACCCTACCGTCGTGCAG GAGGGCTGCCGGTACAACGTCATGCACGTGGCGGCCAAGGAGAACCAGCCGGGCGTAGCCCAGCTCCTGCTGGACATCCTGGAGAACCCGGACTTCATGCGCCTCATGTACCCAGACGACCTGGAGGCCATGCTGCAGAAACGCAtccgctacatcatagacctgtACCTCAACACTCCAGACAAGGCG GGATTCGAGACGCCGCTTCACTTTGCTTGTAAATTCGGTTGCCCTGAAGTGGTGAATGTCCTGTGCTCCCACCCCGACACAGATAAACATTGCAAGAACAAGTACGACCAGAAGCCATTTGAG GTGATAtgtgaaagaaaaaacaaaacccAGGAAGCCAAGCAGAAGATCTGTGACTATTTGGAAG ACCGCTGTTATATACCCTTGCTGAGGGCCACGGACAACTCCTCTCAGCCTGTGATTGGTGCTTCCTGGTCACCTGAACCATCAGAGAGCCTTCCTCATTCGCTGGTTTCCCAGTTCGCAAGGAGTCCAATCGACCCCATCATGGCAGTCAGGGCATTCGCAGGCCCTCTGAGCCCCTCGAAG GCTGATGAGTTCCGCAGGGTGTGGAAGACTCCCCCCAGGGATAGGGCGGGGCATTTTAAAAATATCCTCAAGTCGGACCCTGACCGCGGGGCGGAGAGAGTGGGCAG AGACTTGGCCAGGGAGCTGGGTCATCCCTGGGCAGAGTACTGGGACTTCCTGGACAGCTTTGTGGACCTGTCGTCCGCGGACGGCCTGCGCAAGCTGGAGGACTTCCTGGGCAAGAAGGACTTCAGCGAGCGCGCTCACGAGGAGGCCGGGGAGAACGAGACAACCAACCGGTTCAGGACCCCCTCCCCAG GCAAGCCCAAGAAGTTCTGCAACTCCATCTCGGTGGGCGCCTTCCTGGACGAGGGCGATGACATCAGcctggaggagatgaagaacCGGCAGAACGCCGCCCTGACCAGCATCACCTCGTCCGCCGGCGCCAAGGACAGCCTGAAGGGCGCCGTCGGCCGCGAGTTCCACATCCTGCCCGTGttgcaccaccaccaccaccgccgcgGCGCCGACCTCATCGAGACGGCGGCGGAGTGCGACCTGCTGTGCTCGGACGCCAGCCTCCTGTCGGCGGTGACGGTGTGCAAGAACGGCccgtgcccctccccccccgccaggACTCACAACGGGGACAAGGGGGCGCCTCCccgcgcctcctcctccgccacctcctcgccctcctcatcCGCCTGCCTGCTGTCGCCCATCTCCAACCTGATGGTGGAGTTTGAGAGGATGTCCCTGCAAGACGGCGTGGACGGGCCCTGCGGCCGGGAGCGGCGGAGGAGCGGGGGCCAGAGGAGCCACCGCGAGCCCAGGGACTGCCTCGTTCCCCCGGCCGAGATAGCTTTCGGGGTGGGCCGTCTGTCGCTGGAGCCCTCCGACCAGGACGCGGCGTTCGAGCGGGCGGGCTCCGAGCCTCCGGCGGGGGAGGCGGGGTGGCGGTCGGGGGAGGACAGGTGCGGGAGCGGGAGCTCCGAGGAGTACCTCACGGCGGAGGAGAGTCTGGAAGCCGCGGGGCTGAGGACTAGCGGGGGGGGCGCGGCGGTGGCGGGGGGGCATGGGCATTCGCTGTGCGCCCGGTCCAAGTCCTGGGACCACGGGGGGAGAGACGTGAGCGGCTCAGGGTCGTCCGGCTCCTACAAGTCCCTGGACAACTCCCACGAGTACCTCGTCCGAACTCCGCCCCGTATCAGGAAAGGACTCTTCATCGAAGG GGACTCGCCGACCAAGTTGGACAGAGAAGTCTTGTCAGCAATAGAAGCCGTAGACGTGGATGGCCAGAAATACCCGGCCATTCACAAATGGAAGAGCACTATGCAGACGTACTCCTCATCCCAGATGCAAAG ctggccCAGCCCTGCTGTGGTGAAGAACCAGAGAGCCAGGACGCAGGCCCCCCACCCTCCGGGCTCCCCAGCCAGCAGCCTGGTGTCTCCGGGGGGGCGCTACAGCCCAGCCAGGCACCCTGGCTCCCCagacctccccagccccagccgctACAACCCTGCACACGCCAGCTACATCCAGCGCCTCCGCTTCAAGCACTTCAACGACCCCCCcatttag